ATTCAGTCGTTCCAGAAAGCTCGAGTCGGTCTTTTTGAGGCTCAAGGGTGAAGTCTTCGCTATCAAAAAAACCGCCGACATTGATGTCGTCGATTCCATCACTGTCGATATAGCCCTGATGTGCCCACTCTCCCAATGATTCACCCAAAGAGTCCTTTGCCCACCCTTCGATGGCGATGAAACTTCCTGACCTTCCCATACCTTGAGGAGTGACCGGCGGGCCGCACGGCACCAAAAACGAGTTTACAAGGCCAGCTTGTGGGACCTCCACTTCAAAAGCGATGGGAACAGACTGTCCAAGGCTGGAGTAGAACTCCCATGTAACTGTCGAGGAAGCCGATACAATTCCCAGATTGAGAGTTAAACAGTCGTACAACTCTTCACACTCAATCGTCAGAATAGTCTGTTTGTAGGCTGCAGATCGAGATGAAACTTGCACTTGTCCAGAAGTCTTCGTGGCATGCGCAGTCGCTCCCACACCGGTCCCGATGCTCGAATCACAGCCAAGACAGCCGGTAACCGCAGCGCTTGCGCCGATTGCCTCTTCCTTGCAAAGATCCGCAGACATCCCGTCCGCATCGGAGTCAAGGGGCGTGCATGCACTGTCACACTCTTTACCCACTTCCAAAGCTGTCATCGCGGCGGAAGTGAGCACGATGCCTGGTGCGATTTCCTTAATGGGAAGTTCTTCCACCTCCCATCGGACCTGAAGATCCATATACCAGCATACCAACTCATTGTTGATTGCTTTGATCTGTGCGGTTGCCATCGTTGAAACGATGGCCAAGAAAAAGATTGCTGCACGCATGTGAATCTCCTTTACACCCTATAACGGAGATTCGGTCGCCGGTTGCACACCTTTTCAAGCAATCGCACCTAAATCAATCCTGAATCGCCTGCCGCGCCGACCCCGCTTCGCCCCGCGGCGGATTGGCTTCTTCTCGAAGTTTCATCAGGTATCGCGCATACTCCTCGTTGGTCATGTCGCCTTGAGGCGGCAGATTCGTGCCCGCAGGCATCTGCACCACCGGCCTCTCAAGCAACTGCTTTTGCCGCTCGGTCAGCTCCGGCGCAGCAGGCCCCATGAGTGTGCGAACGATCATCACTGCCGCAGCCACAAAGAGCACGCCCGCGACAATCCCAAGTATGTGTTGTTTCTTCATGGTGTGCTGTACTCACCGTGCCAGATCGCGTCCCTTGATGCCGTTGCGTGTTGCCCAGAAGTGTGCGGGATAGCTGCCCGGGTTGAGCGAATCGCCGTTTTCGAGGTTGTCCTTATCCATGCCGTAGGGGCGAAGCACCGTGTTGGCGATCGGGTTCCAGACGTCAGTCGGGATGAAATCGCGCGCCCGCACAGGATCGGGATCAGCAGCACGTTCGTAGAGATCGGCCATATCAACACGGCTCACGCTGCCGTCGGCTGTAGTGACCTGAGGCAGGGCAAGCGGGTTGTTCCAGTTCGGGCTGAATGGCTGGCGGGGGAAGGCGAAAGTCTGCGGAAAGCCTGGAATGATGGCCGAAGGAATGCGCGAGCGCTGCGTGGTGTCAAAACGTTCCCAGATGATGACCTTTGCACTCGGGTACGTCACATGGTCGATGCGGTTGCGCCGCACTTTGGATGCTATCGCATCTGCGGGGACATTGTTGCCGCGAGGCGTGGTTGAGTACCGCTCAGGCGCATACCAGGTTGTCGGACTGAGAATGTAGGATGTATCCCAGATCCAGCTGCTGAAGTTGCCGTTGCCATAGACGATGAGATCGAGGTAACGCTGTTTTGGCATCGGGTCAAGAGGAGCGAACTGGATGTCAGACGCCCAGTCATTCTCGCTCAGGTCGGCTGCAACGAGGCTGTACCAGTGAAAGGCGTACATTTCGCTGTACCACACGCCGGGCGAGTTGAAGATATAGGTACCGCCGAAACCGGGCTTACGCACGCGCGCCCACCCGCCAAATCCTCCAGCCGTCGTTTCGTTGAACGGATTGATGAGCGAGCCATTGTTGTCACTTTGATACATCGCGGAGATCTGGCTCAGGCTCCGCAGGTTCATGGAACTGACCAGATTCTGCCCGGCCCGACGTGCCTCGCTCAGCGCTGGCAGCAGAATGCCGATGAGCAGCGCGATGATCGCAATGACAACCAACAACTCGATCAGCGTGAATGCGCGGCGTCCGTATGATCGCATGACTTTCCCCTTCTCAACCGAGGCCCCCCCTCGGATACTGAACATTTCTGGCATCAGGGTGAATTCCCTGATGTGTGGCGACCCCGGAATCGGGCCGATGTGAACAGTCTACCCGAAGATCGTCGGGCGTGCTAGAGATTGTTCGGCGGGTTTGTGGTTACAGATCCCATTTTGGGGGTTTGTGACTTATTTCCGACCTGAGAGGGCGGAAGCGGAGGCCATCGGCGGGTGTTGGGTCGGGCGTTGAATTGACCGATGATCTGGGGGGCCGACGGGCCGTTATGGTCTTGATGATGCTGCGGGCGATGAGGCCCGCGGCCTTGAGCGAAGATATACCCTGGAGAGCCGATGCCTCGCGACTTGCCGGTCGGAAATGGGAGCCTGTTGATCGCTTTTGACAGGCATTATCGCCTGCGCGATTTGTATTACCCGAATGTCGGGCGACACCATCACACAGCCGGGCACCCGCAGAAGTTCGGTGTCTGGGCGGATGGGGAGTTTGCATGGATCGATGA
This Phycisphaeraceae bacterium DNA region includes the following protein-coding sequences:
- a CDS encoding prepilin-type N-terminal cleavage/methylation domain-containing protein — its product is MRSYGRRAFTLIELLVVIAIIALLIGILLPALSEARRAGQNLVSSMNLRSLSQISAMYQSDNNGSLINPFNETTAGGFGGWARVRKPGFGGTYIFNSPGVWYSEMYAFHWYSLVAADLSENDWASDIQFAPLDPMPKQRYLDLIVYGNGNFSSWIWDTSYILSPTTWYAPERYSTTPRGNNVPADAIASKVRRNRIDHVTYPSAKVIIWERFDTTQRSRIPSAIIPGFPQTFAFPRQPFSPNWNNPLALPQVTTADGSVSRVDMADLYERAADPDPVRARDFIPTDVWNPIANTVLRPYGMDKDNLENGDSLNPGSYPAHFWATRNGIKGRDLAR